The genomic DNA GCTCAATCTCTCTGACTATTCCATCGCCGCCTCTCCATTGACCTCTTCCTCCACTCTCAGGTCGCAGCGAGTATCTCCTTATACGAAGCGGATAGGATTTTTCGAGTGCTTCAATCGGCGTGTTGAGTGTGTTGGTCATGTTGGTGTGAACCCCTGAGGTGCCTGCCCGTCCTCTTGAGGCTCCTGCACCTCCCCCAATGGTCTCATAGAACGTGAATGGCCTGCCACTCCGGTGGTCTATGCCTCCTATTGTCAGGTTGTTCATGGTTCCCTGACTGGCAGCAGGCACTCGGTCAGGCACGCATCCCGCGAGCGTTCCTAGTACCACATCCACCACTCTCTGAGAGGTCTCAACGTTGCCTGCGGAGACCGCCGCTGGGTGGTGCGGGTTGAGTAGACTGCCGTCAGGGACGATGACTCGAAGCGGGCTCCAACAGCCCTCGTTTGTGGGTATGTCTTTTCCGAGAAGTGCTAGGAACACAAAGTACACTGATGAGAGAGTTGATGCAAGTGGGCAGTTGATGTTGCCTCTGACCTGTCCAGATGTGCCAGCAAAGTCGATGGTCACATGCGCGTCCTCGACGAGAACCCTCGCCTGGATGGGTATGTCCCAGTCACCGGCTCCATCACTCTCCATGAAGTCCACAAAGGACGAGTCGATGCCATCAAGCTCCCGAAGCGCGTTGTGCATCATCGTGGCAGAGTAAACCCTCAGGTCGACGAAGACTCTCTCCAGTGTCTTCCAACTGTGTAGAGCTGCCACCTCATGCATACGCCTCGAGCCCACGATGTTGGCTGCCATCTGGGCAGCGAGGTCTCCCAGTCTCTCTTCG from Candidatus Thorarchaeota archaeon includes the following:
- a CDS encoding hydantoinase B/oxoprolinase family protein, which produces MHVDEEVCRVIRDPVTFEVIKNTLISCAREMSHALRQAAFSPNIKERRDCSCALFDEAGRLIAQSKDIPVHLGAMPLSVKACIERVGDELVDGTMALLNDPYSGGSHLPDLTLVAPICDDGVVKAYAANRAHHSDVGGISPGSMPGLSTSLEEEGVVIRPRVVVQDNQLDLDSIQDLLKATRTPEERLGDLAAQMAANIVGSRRMHEVAALHSWKTLERVFVDLRVYSATMMHNALRELDGIDSSFVDFMESDGAGDWDIPIQARVLVEDAHVTIDFAGTSGQVRGNINCPLASTLSSVYFVFLALLGKDIPTNEGCWSPLRVIVPDGSLLNPHHPAAVSAGNVETSQRVVDVVLGTLAGCVPDRVPAASQGTMNNLTIGGIDHRSGRPFTFYETIGGGAGASRGRAGTSGVHTNMTNTLNTPIEALEKSYPLRIRRYSLRPESGGRGQWRGGDGIVREIE